CAATATCACGCCCTCAATATTAACCCCCCATTGCTTAAAAAGGTATACTCTCTAATCTCTATTAGCTAGTAATggtttatttacttttaaacaGGCTATTCTGAAGAAGAAACAGAGACCTCTGCTCTAAAGTTGATTTGAGAAGGCTGAAGGAACGGAGCAAATAACACCTCCTTCATGTTCAACAAGATTCCTTTATCGTAAGGATTCTGAGATCCCAAATACTTTTGTCTGAAATTCTCGTAAAATGTCTgcaatgtttgaaaataataaaatcttaaagACAAATGaaatatgtatgtatgtatgtttgtATGTTACTGAAATGGTTGATATTTTAATTACCTGATTTATAATGACCAGATAGACATGATAACATGATAAACCACCAAGAAATGCAACCGCAATTGAACTCAACAAAGCTAATGCCATAGTTTCCGGTTGATTTTTTAAAAGGGTAAACAATCCATCCCCATCTTTAAATACCCTCCTCTGAATCTTCCAGAATGAGATACCGCATATATACACAAACAAAATCAAGGCTTGGATCAAGAATGTCAGATAAAACCGATAATTTCTCTGAAAAAAAGTGATATTCATTGTCTTAGTTATCTCATAaaaggaagaaaataaataagtaaataaatcaagataacatttttaatagcTACCAATCCAATGCATTGGCTAAGCCATGGACAGTGATGATCGAATTTCTCGACACAATTGTTGCATATGGCACAATGGCAACTTCTTGGTGGACGATAAATCTTGCATGTCCTGCAATACTTCAATCTCTTTCTTCTATTTCGACCTCTAATCCCCGTTTCGTGTCTTGGAATAATACCCGGGTCGATCATGCTAACCATGATTAAGTTCAGTAGAACCTGTTTAAACAAAAGATTGCATCAAGATTCAAGAATGAACACATTAAAATGAAATGGTGAAGAATTGATTTGAAATGTAAGAACCGACTGTTATTGTCAAGAGAAACGAAACATTGACTATGAGGGTGGAATGTTTGGGCAAGTCCCGGGCTATATAAAGACAGAATGTCCAACTAGAGAGGATAATTGAAATTGTAGTAAAGATCAGTCCTTTCGGATCAGGGCCACAGATCATTCGTCCACCAAAGAAGAATACCTACAAAAAGAGTAAACAGATGTGAAAAAGATTCAGAAAGAATGATGGAATAGAGATTTAAGGTAGTTTACAGACATTGTTTCCCGGCCAAATTTGGTAAACTTTAGTGGTGCTTTCTGCAGAATGGTGTTCATGGAGAAGACGTTTTAGGAAATTAGGAGACTGGAGAATGGGTTGAATCAGAGACAGAAAACGGGTCTTTATGTTTGATGAAGACGTTGTTGAAGTCTCAGATTGAGGGGAGATTCTTGTTTTTACTTGGGTGGAGTTGTGGTTTTGGTTTTGAACTTTCGTCGAACAGTTGGCGGGCATTTTTATGAGATTATTGATGGATTGTTACTTTGTTTTGCTTTGTATGATCCATTTTATGAGTGATGACGACCGGCGTTGTGTTTTCAAAGGGATATAACTGACtttcaatttttcaaatttggCCTAAAACGGTTAGTTTTCCGacaataaaacaaaatgttgtgttcaattaattcatatttccTAATATAAAATCACAAGGACATTTATTCAGTTATTTTTGGTTAATTAAAGAAAAGATTGAGTTTTTAGTATTTTTCTCAAAGTTATGATTCActtct
This is a stretch of genomic DNA from Impatiens glandulifera chromosome 4, dImpGla2.1, whole genome shotgun sequence. It encodes these proteins:
- the LOC124934858 gene encoding probable protein S-acyltransferase 5, coding for MPANCSTKVQNQNHNSTQVKTRISPQSETSTTSSSNIKTRFLSLIQPILQSPNFLKRLLHEHHSAESTTKVYQIWPGNNVFFFGGRMICGPDPKGLIFTTISIILSSWTFCLYIARDLPKHSTLIVNVSFLLTITVLLNLIMVSMIDPGIIPRHETGIRGRNRRKRLKYCRTCKIYRPPRSCHCAICNNCVEKFDHHCPWLSQCIGLRNYRFYLTFLIQALILFVYICGISFWKIQRRVFKDGDGLFTLLKNQPETMALALLSSIAVAFLGGLSCYHVYLVIINQTFYENFRQKYLGSQNPYDKGILLNMKEVLFAPFLQPSQINFRAEVSVSSSE